A window from Candidatus Tanganyikabacteria bacterium encodes these proteins:
- a CDS encoding sorbosone dehydrogenase family protein: protein MRKVTRWAIGLVLLSTAGACLAFSQAMPGLPWAAGDVAFPSLRPFDEKLVGELKAPPGFEIGVFARDLGNARNLAVAPDGAVYVTQRSQGTVTLLRDTDGDGRADEKRVVAENLGDVNGILIRDGLVYLGPATRILVADREADGRLGPPRTFIAGLPEGGNHPNRTLGFSPDGKHFFVSVGSTCNACIEANELHGTLLRFNADGSGRTIFARGLRNTIGFDWHPATGELWGLDHGSDWRGNDQPPEELNRIREGLHYGWPFCWNDRKVDTAFSPDPPGTTKAAFCPTTEPPVLTYQAHSSPLDLLFYTGSQFPSDWRHDAIVTFRGSWNRNPPTGYKVARVRFENGQPTRFEDFVTGFLAPDGQSMIGRPVGLAQDRDGSVLLADDNNGVIYRIRYKG, encoded by the coding sequence ATGCGCAAGGTGACGCGCTGGGCGATCGGCCTGGTGCTCCTGTCCACGGCCGGCGCGTGCCTGGCCTTCAGCCAGGCCATGCCCGGGCTGCCGTGGGCGGCCGGCGACGTGGCGTTCCCCAGCCTGCGGCCCTTCGACGAGAAGCTGGTAGGAGAGCTGAAAGCCCCCCCAGGCTTCGAGATCGGCGTCTTCGCCAGGGATCTGGGCAACGCCCGCAACCTCGCGGTGGCCCCCGACGGCGCGGTCTACGTCACCCAGCGCAGCCAGGGCACCGTCACGCTGCTCAGGGACACGGACGGCGACGGCCGGGCGGACGAAAAGCGGGTGGTGGCCGAGAATCTCGGCGACGTCAACGGGATCCTCATCCGGGACGGACTGGTCTACCTCGGCCCGGCGACGCGCATCCTGGTGGCCGACCGCGAAGCCGACGGCCGCCTAGGACCCCCGCGTACCTTCATCGCCGGCTTGCCCGAGGGCGGCAACCATCCCAACCGCACGCTGGGCTTCAGTCCCGACGGGAAGCACTTCTTCGTCTCGGTGGGGAGCACCTGCAACGCATGCATCGAGGCCAACGAACTCCACGGCACCCTGCTGCGCTTCAACGCCGACGGCAGCGGCCGCACCATCTTCGCCCGCGGGTTGCGCAACACCATCGGCTTCGACTGGCACCCGGCGACCGGCGAGTTGTGGGGCCTCGATCACGGCAGCGACTGGCGCGGCAACGACCAGCCTCCCGAGGAGCTAAACCGCATCCGGGAAGGATTGCACTACGGCTGGCCGTTCTGCTGGAACGACCGCAAGGTGGACACCGCCTTCTCGCCCGATCCACCGGGCACCACCAAGGCGGCGTTCTGCCCGACTACAGAGCCGCCGGTGCTGACGTACCAGGCCCACTCCTCGCCGCTGGATCTCCTCTTCTACACGGGTTCGCAGTTTCCATCGGACTGGCGCCACGACGCCATCGTGACGTTTCGCGGCTCCTGGAACCGCAACCCGCCCACCGGGTACAAGGTGGCGCGGGTGCGGTTCGAAAACGGGCAGCCGACTCGCTTCGAAGACTTCGTCACGGGTTTCCTGGCTCCCGATGGCCAGTCGATGATCGGCCGGCCGGTCGGCCTGGCGCAGGACCGGGACGGGTCGGTCCTGCTGGCCGACGACAATAACGGCGTGATCTACCGGATCCGGTACAAGGGTTAG